The genomic region CCTCCTGCTGGAGTACGGGCTGCAGCGGCTGCGCCGCATCCGCGACATGCTGCCGGCGCTGATCGCACGCGAGACCTTCCGCGACGCGCTCACCGCGATCCTCGACGAGGTCGTGCGCGGCAAGGACTGGGGACGCGAGGTGACCGGTCGCGCCATCCTCGAGATGGGAACGAGCGCCGAGCGCCTACCGGTCGATGCGCCGCACAAGCTGATCCAGCCCCTCGTCGAGATCGGCCAGGCGCGCGGCGAGATCCGCCGCGACATTCCGAGCGACGCGCTGGCGCACTTCGTCCTGCGCTCGATCCTGGGCGCGCTGCGCGACTGGGGACTCGGCGCCGACGCCGTCGACCGCGAGACGGCGCTCAACTACGCGCTCACCCTCGTCTTCGACGCGATCGGTGCGCGCGCCTAGCGCGCGCGTTCGATACGGAGCGGCACGCCGTGGCAGCGTGCGGCGTCGAGCCGGAGGCCATCGCCGGCAGGGTGCGCGCCACGGGCGGTGAGCGCCGGCGCGGCGGCTGCCGGATCGGGGACTTCGAGCACCAGCGCCGCGATACCCTCGCCGCCGCGCTCGAGCTCGCCGCGAAGCGCCACCGCCTCGGCGCCGGTCGACGACGGATCGTCACCCACGAAGCAGAGCCGGACGCCACCGACCGTCACGGCCGCCGTCACGGCGCCGGGACGCGCGGCGGCGTCGTCCATCGCGAGCCCGAGCTTCGCGTGGAACACCTCGGCGGCCGCTCGCGCGTCGTGGCTGCGTGCCGTCACCTCGCGGAGCGCGAGGCCGTGCAGGGCGCCCTTGCCGCACGGACCGTGATGGTGCGAGCGGGGTGGTGGCGTCGCGAACTCGGTCAGGACGCCGCGCGTGCCCTTCGGGTGCAGGAAGCAGATCATGCCGGCGAGGCCCTTGCGCGGCGCCTCGTCGATGAGCGGAAATCCCGCCGCCCGCGCCGCGGCGAGCTCGGCCCCGACGTCGGGCGTCTCGAAGCACACGTGATGCAGGCCCTCGCCGCGCTTCTCGAGGAACTTGGCGACGCCGCCCTTCGCGTCGACCGGCTCGAGCAGCTCGATCTCGCTGCGACCGATCGGGAGCAGCGCCGCCTTGACGCCCTGATCGGCGACGGTCGCCTGAGCGGAGACCTCGAGACCGAACACGTCGCGCCAGAGGGCGAGGCCGTCCTCGATGCGTTTCACGACCAGCCCGACGTGATGCACGCGAGTGAGCATCGGTCTCGCCTAGCACGACGCCGCGACGCGATGCCACCACGCGCACGGGCGTTGACGCGCGCGACCCTGCGGCGGAGACTCCGGGCCCATGTCGAAGGGCACTCCCGTCGCGATCGTGACCGGAGCCAGCCGCGGCATCGGCAAGCGCCTGTGCGCCGATCTCGCCGTGGCGGGCTACGACGTCGTGTGCACCGCACGGACGTCGAGCGCGGCGCCGGGCAAGCTCCCCGGTACGGTCGAGGAGACCGCGGCCGGGGTCGAGCGGGCGGGACGCCGCGCCATGGCGCTGGCGCTCGACGTACAGGACGAAGAAGCCGTCGCCGGCCTCGCCGAGCGCGTCTATCGCGAATGGGGGCGCTGCGACCTGCTGATCAACAACGCGGCCGTCGCGCCGCCCAAGCCGGCGCTCGACGACTCCGTGCGGCGGTGGCGGCTCGCCGTCGACGTCAACCTGAATGGTCCCTTCTACTGCATGTACCATCTCTGTCCGCGCATGGCGGCCGCCGGCGGAGGCCGGGTGATCAACGTCTCGTCGGGAGCCGCCGTGACGCCGTCGTTCGGCCGCGCGAGCTACACGGCGACCAAGCTCGCGCTCGAAGGGATGACCGAAGCGCTCGCGCACGATCTCGCGGGCCGCGTCGCCGTGAATTGCATCCGGATCGACATGCCGATCTGGACCGAAGGCTTCGACGCGACGCTACCGGCCGACTTCGATCGCTCGTGGTTCGAGGACGCCGTCATCATGACGGACGCCGTGCTCTGGCTCGCCACGCAGGATCTCGACTACACCGGAAGGATCCTGACGCTGGGCGAGCTTCGCGCCCGCGGCGTCGTCCGCGCACCGACCAAGGTCGCCGCGCATCCGTAGAGCGCTCCCCCCGTCGCATGCGCCGAGGACCCGGATCGCTCTACCGACGAAGCCTGTCGGTCCGGTACGCCGTGGGTCGCGATCGGCGCGCGATCCTGGCCTTTCTGCGGGCGAGCTATCCGATCGCGATCCCGCTCGGGACGCGCCTCGACCTCGTGCGGCGGTTCCTGCGCATCACGAACCACGTGCGGACCTACCATACGCAGGCCGAGGTCCTGGCGGTCGCCGACCGCGTGCTGCGGCTCGCGGGTCGTCCCGATCTCACGGTGCTCGAAGCCGGCGCCGGAAAAGGCGGGGGAACGGCGAAGCTCAGCCTGGTCGCCCGCCTCGCCGGCGCGCGCCTCGTCGTCTGCGACTCCTTCCGGGGCGTGCCGCCGAACGCCGAGCGCCACGAGAACATCTACGGGCGACCGGTGGAGTTCCGCGAGGGCGCGTTTCGCGGGACCCTCTCGCTGGTGCGTCGCACCGTGCGTCGCTTCGGAGCGCCGGAGGCGTGCGAGTTCGCCAAGGGATGGTTTGCCGACACGCTGCCGGGGCTCACTCGACCGCTCGACGTGGTGCTGCTCGACGTCGATCTCATCGAGTCGACGCGGACCTGCGTGCGTTGGCTCTATCCGCGGCTGCGAGCGGGCGGGGCGCTGTTCTCGCAGGACGGACACCTGCGCGCCACGATCGAGCTGCTCGGCGACGCCCGCTTCTGGTCGGACGACGTGGGCGTCGCGATACCGGAGATCCGTGGCCTCGGGCGTGCGAAGCTGGTCGAGATCGCGCGCTGCTAGGAGTCTTGGGTCGGCCCCCCTAGTCGACGACGAGCTCGACGCGACGGTTGCGGGCGCGTCCCGCTTCCGTGCCGTTGTCGGCGATCGGATGGGTCTTGCCATAGCCGCGCACCGTGAGACGGCTCGGGCTGATGCCGTCATTCACGAGCGCGTCGGCCACCGTGCGAGCACGGCGTTCGGACAGGCCCAGGTTGTACTTGTCGCTACCGATCGAGTCGGTGTAGCCGCCCACCTCGACGTGGATCGTCGGGTTGCTCTTCAGGATCTGGGCGGCCTCGGTGACCTTGGCCCGACCCGCAGGCGTCAGGGTCGACTTGTTGAGCTCGAAGTTGGGGCCCGGGATGTCGGCGATCTTCGTGCCCTTCGCCGGCGGCGGAGGAGGCGGCGGAGGCGGAGCGCCTTCCTTGGGGCAGGCGTAGTGGCCGATGAGATAGCCGATGAGGCCACCGCCGACGAAGCCACCGCCGGTGCCCGCGGCGATCTCACCCGAGTCGCCACCCGTCCCGCCCTCGAACTC from Candidatus Eisenbacteria bacterium harbors:
- a CDS encoding SDR family oxidoreductase; the encoded protein is MSKGTPVAIVTGASRGIGKRLCADLAVAGYDVVCTARTSSAAPGKLPGTVEETAAGVERAGRRAMALALDVQDEEAVAGLAERVYREWGRCDLLINNAAVAPPKPALDDSVRRWRLAVDVNLNGPFYCMYHLCPRMAAAGGGRVINVSSGAAVTPSFGRASYTATKLALEGMTEALAHDLAGRVAVNCIRIDMPIWTEGFDATLPADFDRSWFEDAVIMTDAVLWLATQDLDYTGRILTLGELRARGVVRAPTKVAAHP
- the mce gene encoding methylmalonyl-CoA epimerase, producing the protein MLTRVHHVGLVVKRIEDGLALWRDVFGLEVSAQATVADQGVKAALLPIGRSEIELLEPVDAKGGVAKFLEKRGEGLHHVCFETPDVGAELAAARAAGFPLIDEAPRKGLAGMICFLHPKGTRGVLTEFATPPPRSHHHGPCGKGALHGLALREVTARSHDARAAAEVFHAKLGLAMDDAAARPGAVTAAVTVGGVRLCFVGDDPSSTGAEAVALRGELERGGEGIAALVLEVPDPAAAAPALTARGAHPAGDGLRLDAARCHGVPLRIERAR
- a CDS encoding OmpA family protein, giving the protein MVTKRTALAAIVSLVLGGCTAMRDHPTLCKAITTASGAVVGGTLGGVLVGEFEGGTGGDSGEIAAGTGGGFVGGGLIGYLIGHYACPKEGAPPPPPPPPPAKGTKIADIPGPNFELNKSTLTPAGRAKVTEAAQILKSNPTIHVEVGGYTDSIGSDKYNLGLSERRARTVADALVNDGISPSRLTVRGYGKTHPIADNGTEAGRARNRRVELVVD
- a CDS encoding TetR/AcrR family transcriptional regulator, which produces MTSVQKIARRPPSRADGTRSRPGSDGAKRSERTRAAIRESANALFLEQGVDETTVDAICAAAGVSKGTFYLYFHRKEDLLLEYGLQRLRRIRDMLPALIARETFRDALTAILDEVVRGKDWGREVTGRAILEMGTSAERLPVDAPHKLIQPLVEIGQARGEIRRDIPSDALAHFVLRSILGALRDWGLGADAVDRETALNYALTLVFDAIGARA
- a CDS encoding TylF/MycF/NovP-related O-methyltransferase; its protein translation is MGRDRRAILAFLRASYPIAIPLGTRLDLVRRFLRITNHVRTYHTQAEVLAVADRVLRLAGRPDLTVLEAGAGKGGGTAKLSLVARLAGARLVVCDSFRGVPPNAERHENIYGRPVEFREGAFRGTLSLVRRTVRRFGAPEACEFAKGWFADTLPGLTRPLDVVLLDVDLIESTRTCVRWLYPRLRAGGALFSQDGHLRATIELLGDARFWSDDVGVAIPEIRGLGRAKLVEIARC